From the genome of Papaver somniferum cultivar HN1 chromosome 2, ASM357369v1, whole genome shotgun sequence, one region includes:
- the LOC113353387 gene encoding uncharacterized protein LOC113353387 — MKSLQRDCLLRQTLVILKSSLEKNSGRLKLGACLMWVIWKTRNDVIFNKGKIQLEKMLQDVAYWYTLNSCELNTSTLLTEQDKLNYVDCVWVPPSPLKRKINFDGAAGSKGYACAAVSRKSQSEVDGCLTRVLDISSPVEAQTQGALLNVELAISMGLHHIIVEGDSMRYRHSPTPWRIKNIISRVKEKLSLFTS; from the exons ATGAAATCGCTTCAAAGAGATTGCCTTCTTCGTCAAACACTGGTAATACTGAAGAGTTCCCTTGAAAAAAATTCGGGCAG GTTAAAGTTGGGAGCGTGCTTGATGTGGGTTATCTGGAAAACTAGGAATGATGTCATATTCAATAAAGGAAAAATTCAGTTGGAGAAGATGTTACAGGATGTTGCTTACTGGTATACTCTGAACTCCTGTGAACTGAACACCTCGACCCTTCTAACTGAACAAGATAAGTTAAATTATGTTGATTGTGTATGGGTTCCTCCATCTCCACTCAAAAGGAAGATCAACTTCGATGGTGCAGCTGGCTCTAAAGGCTATGCTTGTGCTGCAGTTTCCAGAAAATCTCAGTCTGAAGTTGATGGTTGTCTAACAAGAGTTCTAGATATCAGCTCTCCTGTAGAAGCTCAAACTCAAGGTGCTCTGCTGAATGTTGAACTGGCCATCAGTATGGGGTTACATCATATTATTGTAGAAGGAGACTCTATGCGATACCGTCACTCACCTACTCCTTGGCGGATCAAGAACATAATTTCCAGAGTTAAGGAAAAGCTAAGTTTGTTCACCTCTTGA